CTGCCGCGCCCGTTTATACATCGGCCAACTGGTAACATCGGTCCCTTCAAGGTAGACACGCCCTTTCGTCGGGGCAACCATGCCGCAAGCCATCCGGAAAGTGGTCGTTTTACCGGCACCATTTGGCCCTAATAAGCCAACGATTTCGCCGCGCTCCACAAAGAAATCGACGCCATCCACGGCGCGTTTTCCGGGATAATCTTTAACCAGCCCCACACATTCCAACAATGCCATCGTATACGTCCTCCTTGACGAATCCGTAATCTTTAAGACTCATTGACGCATTCTAACAAAAACAATGAATCTGCTTAAGATCGATTTATGCGCCCCTCTGCTGTAAACCACTATCGAATTCGCTTCATCCTGGAAAAGTTAGGATAAAAGGGAACGGAAAGTTTGGCGTAGGGATCTTTGGGATAGTGTCCTGGCGAGGTCTGGTGGTAGAAAAATTTCTTTAACGGTCCCACATTGGGTGAGTAACCATGGCCATCATTCATAAAGGGAATTCCATGCGGCCAGTAAATCATAAACGCTTTTCCAACCAGTGCGGATCGAGGCACTGCATGTCTTCGCTCAGCCTCGCGATCATTGCCCCACAAGCGGCTGTCAGCACTACGGGCAGAGTTATCTCCGAGTACAAAAAATTCCTCGTCCGACATTTTCGCAAAACGAACCTGCTGTTGATGATCTTCGTACTGACGACTCCAGGCAGCTGGATCTGACAGTAACTCCCACAAATGCCGCCGATCCCCGGAATACTCCTGGCTCTGATAATATTCATCCGCGCGATAATAGATATCACGCTGCAGATACAGATGAGAAATCACAAAATCAGTCCCACGCCCTGCCACTCCAGCGGGAGCCAGATCCCCGTCTCGGGGAGCGGGAGAAACAGGCGGCTGGTATTGCGTCATGTTTCCCAGATCAAGTGCCGTCCCATCGACCCAGAGCCAGAGTCTCTGATCCACGTTCGCAAACATCAGGGAATATGAACCTTTGCCTTTGACTTCGGTCTGAATCGATGCCAGTTCGGTCTCTACAGGTTCCGGGTTGGGGAAGTCTTCCACATAATACAGTTTTGCCACCCCCGTCTTCAGATCAAAACGGACCCGATAATGACGATCTCCTCGCATCAGTTCGACAAAGAATTCGCCCCCCTCGGAGAGAAACTCGACATCAAAATTGAGCGTCAAATCACCAACCCAGAATGCGGCGTCATACATAAATGAACTGTTTGGAGATCCTCCCGAGTAATTATTGTAAGCCGTGTAGTCGCTGATCAAACGTGGTTCCGGCGGGGAAGAGCTCATCGTCTGCTTGAATAATTCCGGATTCTCCTGCAGCAGAGCCCACTCCGATTGGCGAGGCACTAAATGCTGGTACCGCAGCCATTCCAGATTCTGTGCTGTCGCTGCACTTCCCTGATATTCATAAGCCCGCGATTCACGATCCAGCTTCCAGGCCGACTCTTTCAAGCTCTCAAACTTTGTCTCATTCGGAGCGACCTGGCGCATCGGAGACCAGCGTTCCGGCCAGTCATACTGCAGAATTTCGCGAGGAGGATAATCATCGTCATAGACCAGTTGCTGAACCGTCAGTTGTTTCTCCAGATTGTCCTTGCGGAGAATGACAAAGGGGTCCTTCTCATTTTTTCTGGCATAGACGTCGCCTCGCGAAATTTGAATTTCTTCGCCGGGTAAGCCAACCAGCCGCTTGATGTAGTTTGTCTGCGACGCTTCTGGATACTTGAATACAATCACGTCCCAGCGATTGGGGTCACCGAAATCAAAGGGGAATTTATTGACAATAATGCGATCCCCTGTAAATGGCATCGCATCTCGCAGATCAGTGTAGTAACGACAGTTCGGGCAATACGCGCCGGTCACTTTATTAGACGGGATATAGTATTCCGATTTCTCCACCAGCTCATCACTGGCACCCACCGCGTATTTGACTCCACACTCGGCGCAGTGCAGTTCTTTATGGCGACCATACAGAGTCGGCGCCATGGAACCTGTTGGAATCACAAACGCTTCGGCTGAGTAAGCGCGAAAAACAAATGCAAAGACCAGAGCAATGATGATCGACTCAATCGTATCACGTAATTCATTGTGCCGTCCCGGGATCTGCTCCTTATCTACCTTGTCAGGCTCCATCTGCCTGGTCAGATCTTTTTTACTTTTTGTTTTCTCTGCTTTTTTTGTCATTACAAACAACCTGCCAATGAGACGGAGCCAGCCCCAAACCAGCCCTGATGTGAGTCAGTCCGTTCTGGTGATTCGCTGCCGAGATTGATTTATGAAATTCTTTCCTCAATTTAAGAAAGATCTTCTGCAAATAGCCAAATTTGATATTAATGAATATAGCGAATCCGGGAGAAATCTGGAATGCGTATGTGACCGACATGACTGCCGATTTTCACTTCCCCCTGCCGCGATGGTAAATGCACGAGAAAAGGCTTTCCCAGTAAATATTTACGTTCAACTTTCCCATCCGCCCAACTCCGACTGTCCAATGAAACCGGGCTGTTATCTCCGAGTACAAAATAGCTTTGCTGATCCAGCTGATAGGGTTCTTCAACCCCGTGCAGACCTTTCCCGCGCGTATAATGAATGTCACGATAGAGCTTCAGCCGGGTGACTGCAAACTGCCCCCCAGTTGCACCAAACCGAACGGGAACCCGAATTGATTCTCGTGGCTCAGACGTCTCACTGAATAATAACGGCTGATAAATTAATTGACCATTGATGGCAAACAAAACCTGACGATCCATAATCGACATCTCAAGCTGCATCGATTCCTGTTGTGCAGTGTTACTCAAACGGCCTGTTCGCACAGGCTGCTGCTGATCATCCACAAACAGAGCCACCTGCTTTGACTTGAAATCGATCATGTTCCGAAATCGGTGCTGGCCATCGAACATTTCGATTGCAAACTGGGACTCATCGGAACCAGCTTTCAAATCGCATTCAAACATGAAATCGTGAATGGGAATCGCTTCTTGATTTTCCAGTCCTGAATTATAGGCATAATGATCGAGCACGGGAGCCACATGTGACTTCTCATACAAAAGCGCAACTGCATAACGAAATTCATCATTTTCTGTTTGATCCAGAAACCGATGACAGTCCTCGGATGCCATCGCCCCTCGACAGCTTAACTGTTTTTTTTTCGAATCAAATTGAACAGGTCCCAGGACCGGCTCCGGCGGTTCAATTTCTTCTGGCCACACTTCCAGTGGCACCGTTGTGAGATAATGGCCCCCCGATCGCATCCAGTGCTGGTACTTAACCCAAGACAACTCTTCTGGAGCCGCTGAACTCAATGGATCGACTTCACTGGCATCAAACACGAACCCCTCATCCTGAGGGACCCAGTGCTGATGGCTGCCTTGTTCCCCATCTGCTTCTTCAACCGGAACAAACCGAGGGAGAAAGAATTCATCGTTTTTCGGTTGATAGTGGTGGTCATGAACGAGCAGCCTGACTGCGCGTTGTGTTGGCAAGTCCTTGCGTTGAATCTTTCCATCAATATACAGGTCGCCCTGCTTGACCTGCACGGCCTCTCCGGGCAAACCGACAACGCGTTTCACATACGCCTGAGTCGGCTTAATCGGATTCTGAAATACGGCAACGTCCCATCGCTGGGGTCCCTTCAAATAATAAGCATGTTTGAAGACCAGTAGCTGATCTCCCTCGTTCCGCGGAACGTTCGTTAAATCAATAGAGTGAGTATTACAATTGGGACAGGTTGCGTATGGCCCCGACTGATGCAGGGCTTCCCCATCGGAATGTTGCTGAGCCTGAAATCGGTTCGCCGATACAGAATCGTCATAGGCCACGCCATACGTGAAAGAATAATCGCAACGGGGGCACTTCACCTGTTTGTGATATCCCAAGAGAGAAGGCGCCATAGAGCCCGTTGAAATCATATAACCTTCTGCCTGGAAGGTCCTGAAAAGAATCACGGCGATGGCCAATGAAACCACTGATTCCAGCACCATGCGGAACAGGCTGGAGCGATGTTCCACCTCTTCTGCCTGGGATTCAAGTTGACGGGGAGAGTGGTGCATCACAATAGACAAAAGAAGAAACAGGACTTTTCCTGAAATGATTTTCAGAAAGCAAAACGCTCAAGTCGCTATTTTAATAAATCCCGGTAGCCTGAGGAAATAGAGAATTGACTGAGAGATGAGAATTGGCAAAAGCAGATCAGCATCCAGAGGGTGTTCCAGGGCGTAACATTGTTTTGGGAAACAACTTATCCCACAAAACAGAAAAGCAATAACATGCAGACCCAAACGATGCCTAGAAAATGCCAGACGATCGAACAGGCATGCACGCCCCAGTGATATTCATGATCGTACTGATACAGATATGCTTTGTAGATCACGAATCCCAGAATGCCGAAAGCGACGACAAAATGCAGGGCATGCAGCAGCACAAATGAAAACAGCACGCCATAACTGCTGGGATAATGATACACATTTTTGGCTTGATCCAGAACGAGCAGCACTTCGGAATGCTGGCGTAGCACATGAATCAGCCCGATCGTCTGAATGACAAAAAACGCACCACCCAGCAGAAATGTAAGATTCAGACAATTCCGGAACTGCTGCTGTTTTTCCTGACGGACAAAAGACAAAGCCCGATGAATGGAAAAACTTCCCAACGCCAGCAATACCGTACTGAGCCAGAGTGCTGAAGGAATGACGAGCGCCGTTGGCTCATACGTTTTCGCCAGGTTTGATCGCACAATCACATAGGCAATCAAACCACCTGCAAACAGGACTGACAGTGTAAATAGAAAAATTGCCAGACCGAAGTCTCTCTGGCTTAACCGATCCCGAGATGTAAATAACATCACGAGTCGATCTCGAATTGTGCGGCTCCAGAAGGTAGACATCATAACCTGCCAACGAATTAAGCGCAAAAACACTTACTGAGAAATATCGAATCAGGCAATTAAGCCGACTGTTCTATTTTCGCGGACCCCACCACCAGATTCAACATTATTTCTTAGCAGGGGCGGCTGCTGGTGCAGGAGCGGGTGCCGCTGCTGGCGCTTTATCCTGTTGGAATCCCTGCACATAATTGTCGTACGCATGCGAATCCAAAAGAATCATGCACAGAAAAAAAGCGGCAAAGACAATAGAGAAAAAGAACATAATCCGGTTAAGTGGTTTATCATACCAGAGGTGCATGAAAATGAAGACAACCAGTGATGCTTTGAGTGTGGCAATCGCCATCGAAACAATCACATCCATGGCTCCCACATCATACTTTGCGGCTTCCACAGTGAGTACAGTCAAAGCAACCAAGGCGAGAAACACGCCGATCAGAACTTTCACTGGCACAATATGTACGTGGCAGCTTTGCGGGCTTTCTGTGTGAACACCACTTTCAGCATGATCTGACATGATGAATTCTTTCGTCTCTTTATTGTAAAACTGCTGGAAGCTCAAAGACTTCGCAAATTGATTAAAATTGAATTTATACTGACTAGTGCTTTGTCAAGCTAGAAATTGAGGGTGGTGAGTGTTGTTTACGTGCTCCGTTGTCGCACTCTCGTGATATCCATTAAACCCAAAATTCAAAAAATAACACTCCACTAGTTAATCAAATACAGTAACGGGAACAGATAGATCCAGATTAAGTCGACCAAGTGCCAATACAGGCCGACAAAGTCGACAGCTCCGAAATAGTATGTGGTAAATGCACCATGCACAGTTCGCACGATCAACCAACTTATGGCAATCATCCCGCCAATGATATGAATCGCGTGTAAGCCTGTCATACAGAAATAAACACTGAAGAATGTCCCGGCCAGTTCCGGCTCTGGAACTTTTTCTTTCTGCTTGGCATATTCTGCAGGAACGGTTTCTACCATCTGAATTTCTTCATCGGTTGGCTTTTCTGCATGCCCCAGATGGTGATAGCCGATACTCGCATATGCACCGACTTGCATGCCAAGTGCAGAGATTAGAAAACAGCCGGCAATGGTGGCCAGTGTTTTTTTATTTGGATTCTTGATGAGTACTCCCAAAGCGACACCGGAGAGCACAATTACGGCCCATAACACGGTTGTCATATAAGAGAGAGTGTGTTTGGTTTTTTCGAATAAGGATTCATCACTGTGATCATCGTGTGCGGCTGCCGACTCATCATCGTGAGCATGATCTGAGGCTGCGCCTGCTGCTGGTGCTGCCGCCTCATGATGTTCCGGGCTGTGATACATGCCGGCCCACAATAAACCGTGATGAGCTTTTTCTGTATATTCAAACGATTTCACACCCAGGAAGATCGCGGCACAGGCCAGTGTCGTAACCAGACAAACCAAGAGACCTTTTGTTTGACCTAATTGCGCACAACGCACTCCCCATGCCATCGTTAAACTACTAAAAAGCAGGACTACCGTATTGGCTGCGCCTAAGGTCGTATCCAGGAACTGGCTGGCATACAAAAAGACTTCAGGATGCAATGAGCGATAGACGGCATAAAATCCGAATAACCCGCTGAAGAACAGTACTTCTGTTACCAGGAACAGCCAGATGCCCAGTTTCCCGGTGTCAAACTGTTGCTGATGCGAATCAAAGTGATGCGCCAACCTGGGATCATGGTGCTCATGATCGTGGCTGTCGGCATGTTCGTCTGTTGTCGTGGTGGCCGCGGTATTCATTAAACTTCTTTATCTCCTGATGCGGTCACAGATTCTTTGTTATCCCCCTGACATTCAACGGGAACGAAGCCTCCGATTTCCTCATTATAAACGACCGATTCCATGACGTAGGGATCGCCGGCCAGAGGAGGATGATCGAAGTTATTGTGTGGTGGTGGTGAAGAACATTGCCATTCCAGCGAAGCACCGCCCCAGGGATTGGCAGGCGCCTTCTTGCCGCGGTAGACCGAATAGATCAGTGTGGCAGCCATCAGGGCCGAGCTGAGTCCTAACAGATAAGCCCCCATCGTCGACATAATGTGCAGGTTCTGAAATTCCGGCAAATAGGTGTAATACCGACGAGGCATACCGCGGGTCCCTAAAATGAACTGTGGGAAGAATGTCAGGTTGAATCCCAGGAAGACACCCAGACAGGCAATCCGTCCCCAGAACTCATTAAACATCTTGCCGCTAATTTTAGGCCACCAGTGATGGATGGCTGCAAACAGCCCAACGAGCGATGACCCCATCATCACATAGTGGAAGTGAGCCACGACAAAATAGGTATCGTGCAAATGGATGTCGGTCGCCAGTGTCGCCAGAAACAGCCCGGTCAAACCACCAATTGAGAAAATGAAGATGAAGGCCAGACCATAACACATGGCTGTTGTGAAACGAATCGAGCCTTTATACATAGTAGTAAGCCAGTTAAACACTTTAATGGCCGACGGAATAGACACACTGAAAGTGATACCACTAAAGATCACAGCGACCATTTTGGACTGGCCGGAAACAAACATGTGATGCCCCCAGACCAAAAAGCCAAAGATGGCAATTGCGATACTACTGTAGGCAATGAACCGGTATCCGAAAATGTGTTTGCGACTATGAACGGCAATCACTTCGCTGATCACACCCATTGCCGGCAGAATCATCACATATACGGCCGGGTGAGAATAGAACCAGAAGAAGTGCTGGAACAGCACCGGATCGCCGCCTAATGCCGGATCAAAAATTCCGATGTGAAACGCACGTTCCACAACCAGGAGCAGGCCGGTAATCCCCAGCACAGGTGTCGCCAGAACTTGAATCAGGGCAGTCGCGTAAAGTGCCCATAAAAACAGCGGCATTTTGAACCAGGTCATTCCCGGAGGTCGCATGGTGTGAATCGTCACAATGAAATTCAACCCGGTAAAAATCGAGCTGAAGCCCAGAATAAAGACCCCCAGCAGCGCGGTAATTACAGCCGTGCTGGTGGTGATACTGTAAGGAGTATAGAAGGTCCAGCCTGTATCCAGCCCCCCCAATACCATCGCCGCCAGGAAGAATGCGGCACCGAACATCCAGAGGTAAAAACTCCCCAGGTTCATGCGCGGAAAGGCGACATCCTTGGCTCCCAGCATCACCGGCAGAATAATATTTCCAATCGCCGCCGGAACCCCGGGAATGATCACCAGGAAGGTCATGATGGCACCATGCAGGGTAAACATCTGATTGTACGCATCAGGCCCCATTAAGACTTTTGATGGTGACAACAATTCCGTTCTCAGCAGGACCGCAAAAATCCCACCCAGGAAAAAGGCGCACGTCACACCGATCAGGTACATGATACCGATGCGTTTATGGTCGAGGGTGAAAAACCAGCTTTTCCAGCCCTTCGAGCAATTCAAATAATTCAATTCGCGGTATTGAATCGGGAAATCTGATGTTGGATTGGAGGAGTCAACTATTGTTGCCATCTTCCAGCCTCCTGAATAAATTCAAATAGGGTCGGATTTAAAATCCGGAAACACAATCGAGAAACGGGTTCTCACTTATTTATCTCGTGACAGAATCACGTCAGCTACTTTTGACTCTTGATGAATGCAATGATTGCAGTGATATCCTGATCCGTTAACTGCCCTTTGAAGGTCGGCATGATCGGTCGGAAGCCATCCACAATTTTGGATTGCGGCTCCAGGATCGACTGACGAATATAGTTTGCATCTGCAATCGTGGATGTCCCATCTGTGAATTTTCGCTCTTTGCCAAACAGTTCTTTGAACGATGGTCCATTCTTAGGTACCCCATCCAGTGAATGGCACTGAATGCAGCCACGGCTTTTGTAAAAATATTCACCCGCTTCCACGGGGGTCTTGTTTTTATGAATATCGGACGCCACCTGCAGCCACTTATCAAAGTCGCCACGGGTCTCATGGACGACCACTTTGGTCACCATTTCCGAGTGTTTCTGCCCGCAGTATTCGGCACACATCAGCGGATAAGTTCCCGCTTTGGTAGCGTTGAACCATTCCTGTGTATAACGGCCGGGCACGACATCCATCTTGGTACGGAAGGCAGGAATCCACAGGCTGTGAATCACATCATCCGAAGCCATTGTCAAGGTTACATCTTCCCCTTTGGGAATATGCAGTTCGCTTTCAATCCAGCCGTTGGGATATTTGAATGCCCAGGACCACTTCTTGGCGACGACACTAATTTCATAGGAAGAAGCGGGGGGCGTTCGCATATCAAGATATGAAGTAAATCCGATCCAGAACATGACGATCGTCAGCAGTGTCGGAATGACTGACCAGGACAATTCCAATGTCAGGTTATGCGTGACCGTTTTTTCTGCTTCTACACCTGGGCGATGACGGTATTTGATCATAAACAGGACCATCAAACCGACAATCAACACGAAAAAGAACGTGCAGACATACAGGATAAAGAAGTAGACAGAGTCAACGCTCTCTGCCACCGTGGAACCTTGAGACGGGAACCAAAACCCGGCTTCGTCATTCGCTAATAGATTAGGGATGAATAGTTTCATCTGCATTCACACAATCAACTGTTGAGTGTTAAAATATTTAAGGTATTAACCAAATCTGATTAAAACACAAATCCGCTTTTTAGAAGACTCCTGAGTCAGGACCCCTCTGTTGTTTCCATCGTCTGATTTGCCGCCGCTTCTAAATCCTGCCGGCCTTTGCGTCCCCGCCAATAGGGAATCAAAACAACCGTTAAGATAAAGACGGTGGCAAACCCACCAATTTTCATAATATTC
This window of the Gimesia fumaroli genome carries:
- the lepB gene encoding signal peptidase I; this translates as MTKKAEKTKSKKDLTRQMEPDKVDKEQIPGRHNELRDTIESIIIALVFAFVFRAYSAEAFVIPTGSMAPTLYGRHKELHCAECGVKYAVGASDELVEKSEYYIPSNKVTGAYCPNCRYYTDLRDAMPFTGDRIIVNKFPFDFGDPNRWDVIVFKYPEASQTNYIKRLVGLPGEEIQISRGDVYARKNEKDPFVILRKDNLEKQLTVQQLVYDDDYPPREILQYDWPERWSPMRQVAPNETKFESLKESAWKLDRESRAYEYQGSAATAQNLEWLRYQHLVPRQSEWALLQENPELFKQTMSSSPPEPRLISDYTAYNNYSGGSPNSSFMYDAAFWVGDLTLNFDVEFLSEGGEFFVELMRGDRHYRVRFDLKTGVAKLYYVEDFPNPEPVETELASIQTEVKGKGSYSLMFANVDQRLWLWVDGTALDLGNMTQYQPPVSPAPRDGDLAPAGVAGRGTDFVISHLYLQRDIYYRADEYYQSQEYSGDRRHLWELLSDPAAWSRQYEDHQQQVRFAKMSDEEFFVLGDNSARSADSRLWGNDREAERRHAVPRSALVGKAFMIYWPHGIPFMNDGHGYSPNVGPLKKFFYHQTSPGHYPKDPYAKLSVPFYPNFSRMKRIR
- the lepB gene encoding signal peptidase I; translation: MHHSPRQLESQAEEVEHRSSLFRMVLESVVSLAIAVILFRTFQAEGYMISTGSMAPSLLGYHKQVKCPRCDYSFTYGVAYDDSVSANRFQAQQHSDGEALHQSGPYATCPNCNTHSIDLTNVPRNEGDQLLVFKHAYYLKGPQRWDVAVFQNPIKPTQAYVKRVVGLPGEAVQVKQGDLYIDGKIQRKDLPTQRAVRLLVHDHHYQPKNDEFFLPRFVPVEEADGEQGSHQHWVPQDEGFVFDASEVDPLSSAAPEELSWVKYQHWMRSGGHYLTTVPLEVWPEEIEPPEPVLGPVQFDSKKKQLSCRGAMASEDCHRFLDQTENDEFRYAVALLYEKSHVAPVLDHYAYNSGLENQEAIPIHDFMFECDLKAGSDESQFAIEMFDGQHRFRNMIDFKSKQVALFVDDQQQPVRTGRLSNTAQQESMQLEMSIMDRQVLFAINGQLIYQPLLFSETSEPRESIRVPVRFGATGGQFAVTRLKLYRDIHYTRGKGLHGVEEPYQLDQQSYFVLGDNSPVSLDSRSWADGKVERKYLLGKPFLVHLPSRQGEVKIGSHVGHIRIPDFSRIRYIH
- a CDS encoding cytochrome c oxidase subunit 3 produces the protein MLFTSRDRLSQRDFGLAIFLFTLSVLFAGGLIAYVIVRSNLAKTYEPTALVIPSALWLSTVLLALGSFSIHRALSFVRQEKQQQFRNCLNLTFLLGGAFFVIQTIGLIHVLRQHSEVLLVLDQAKNVYHYPSSYGVLFSFVLLHALHFVVAFGILGFVIYKAYLYQYDHEYHWGVHACSIVWHFLGIVWVCMLLLFCFVG
- a CDS encoding cytochrome C oxidase subunit IV family protein, whose translation is MSDHAESGVHTESPQSCHVHIVPVKVLIGVFLALVALTVLTVEAAKYDVGAMDVIVSMAIATLKASLVVFIFMHLWYDKPLNRIMFFFSIVFAAFFLCMILLDSHAYDNYVQGFQQDKAPAAAPAPAPAAAPAKK
- a CDS encoding cytochrome c oxidase subunit 3; the protein is MNTAATTTTDEHADSHDHEHHDPRLAHHFDSHQQQFDTGKLGIWLFLVTEVLFFSGLFGFYAVYRSLHPEVFLYASQFLDTTLGAANTVVLLFSSLTMAWGVRCAQLGQTKGLLVCLVTTLACAAIFLGVKSFEYTEKAHHGLLWAGMYHSPEHHEAAAPAAGAASDHAHDDESAAAHDDHSDESLFEKTKHTLSYMTTVLWAVIVLSGVALGVLIKNPNKKTLATIAGCFLISALGMQVGAYASIGYHHLGHAEKPTDEEIQMVETVPAEYAKQKEKVPEPELAGTFFSVYFCMTGLHAIHIIGGMIAISWLIVRTVHGAFTTYYFGAVDFVGLYWHLVDLIWIYLFPLLYLIN
- a CDS encoding cytochrome c oxidase subunit I gives rise to the protein MATIVDSSNPTSDFPIQYRELNYLNCSKGWKSWFFTLDHKRIGIMYLIGVTCAFFLGGIFAVLLRTELLSPSKVLMGPDAYNQMFTLHGAIMTFLVIIPGVPAAIGNIILPVMLGAKDVAFPRMNLGSFYLWMFGAAFFLAAMVLGGLDTGWTFYTPYSITTSTAVITALLGVFILGFSSIFTGLNFIVTIHTMRPPGMTWFKMPLFLWALYATALIQVLATPVLGITGLLLVVERAFHIGIFDPALGGDPVLFQHFFWFYSHPAVYVMILPAMGVISEVIAVHSRKHIFGYRFIAYSSIAIAIFGFLVWGHHMFVSGQSKMVAVIFSGITFSVSIPSAIKVFNWLTTMYKGSIRFTTAMCYGLAFIFIFSIGGLTGLFLATLATDIHLHDTYFVVAHFHYVMMGSSLVGLFAAIHHWWPKISGKMFNEFWGRIACLGVFLGFNLTFFPQFILGTRGMPRRYYTYLPEFQNLHIMSTMGAYLLGLSSALMAATLIYSVYRGKKAPANPWGGASLEWQCSSPPPHNNFDHPPLAGDPYVMESVVYNEEIGGFVPVECQGDNKESVTASGDKEV
- the coxB gene encoding cytochrome c oxidase subunit II — protein: MKLFIPNLLANDEAGFWFPSQGSTVAESVDSVYFFILYVCTFFFVLIVGLMVLFMIKYRHRPGVEAEKTVTHNLTLELSWSVIPTLLTIVMFWIGFTSYLDMRTPPASSYEISVVAKKWSWAFKYPNGWIESELHIPKGEDVTLTMASDDVIHSLWIPAFRTKMDVVPGRYTQEWFNATKAGTYPLMCAEYCGQKHSEMVTKVVVHETRGDFDKWLQVASDIHKNKTPVEAGEYFYKSRGCIQCHSLDGVPKNGPSFKELFGKERKFTDGTSTIADANYIRQSILEPQSKIVDGFRPIMPTFKGQLTDQDITAIIAFIKSQK